A window of the Haloquadratum walsbyi C23 genome harbors these coding sequences:
- a CDS encoding potassium channel family protein, translating into MDRDVEYEPVNVKTILAEMKDTAELLIDLSYSAVLHESDEIADEVLDLEARMDRLQLQGRMSLLMAARRPEDAEQLAPVLGVMAAAEKISNAAGDIAKVVVEDIGLPNAIRGSLPGAVEVLIRATVESGSRYADHTLAEINMETESGVRVIAIRRNAVTGKQQWLINPGADTHLYEGDSVLLRGPQDGVATVYAAATGESYEPPVVTKEPIDDLERAVNSITLMKDMSELAVDLAYGAVLFESTGVAEEVKELEAEVDALKSRFEAWTLRAATRLADPVRLRGLVHIASATEVISDAALEISEGVLRGIDAHPVVAAAVEESDEVIVRLSVGVESQLSGRTLGAEQVKTETGMRVIAVRRGNDDDGWVVQPGPKTELRAGDTIIAKGTRAGAQLLGDAVDDPQSFEV; encoded by the coding sequence ATGGATCGTGATGTGGAGTACGAACCGGTTAATGTCAAGACTATTCTTGCGGAGATGAAAGATACCGCTGAATTACTTATCGATCTCTCGTACTCCGCTGTTCTTCATGAGAGTGACGAAATCGCTGATGAGGTTCTCGATCTTGAAGCACGGATGGACCGACTTCAATTACAGGGACGAATGAGTCTCCTGATGGCGGCACGTCGTCCAGAGGATGCAGAACAACTCGCTCCTGTTCTTGGCGTGATGGCGGCTGCAGAGAAGATCTCAAATGCTGCTGGTGATATTGCGAAGGTCGTTGTTGAGGACATCGGTCTTCCAAATGCTATTCGTGGCTCTCTTCCAGGTGCTGTCGAAGTATTAATTCGAGCGACAGTTGAGTCTGGTTCACGGTACGCTGATCATACTCTCGCCGAAATAAACATGGAGACAGAATCCGGTGTTCGGGTGATTGCAATCCGTCGTAATGCGGTCACTGGAAAACAGCAGTGGTTGATAAACCCTGGAGCTGATACACATCTTTATGAGGGCGATTCGGTTCTTCTTCGTGGACCACAAGATGGAGTTGCAACGGTATATGCGGCTGCCACAGGGGAATCATATGAGCCGCCTGTTGTCACGAAGGAACCGATCGATGATCTTGAGCGTGCTGTCAATTCAATAACACTTATGAAGGATATGAGTGAACTTGCTGTCGATCTAGCGTATGGAGCAGTATTATTTGAGAGCACAGGAGTCGCAGAGGAAGTAAAAGAATTAGAAGCAGAGGTTGATGCACTCAAATCACGGTTTGAGGCATGGACGCTGCGTGCGGCTACCAGACTAGCGGATCCGGTTCGTCTTCGAGGGCTTGTTCATATTGCTTCAGCGACTGAAGTTATCTCTGATGCTGCATTAGAAATCAGCGAGGGTGTACTTCGGGGAATTGATGCACATCCAGTTGTCGCCGCAGCGGTTGAGGAATCTGATGAAGTCATCGTCCGACTGTCAGTTGGCGTTGAAAGTCAATTATCTGGTCGAACTCTTGGGGCAGAACAGGTTAAGACCGAAACTGGCATGCGCGTGATTGCCGTTCGACGTGGTAACGATGATGATGGATGGGTTGTACAGCCAGGACCAAAGACCGAACTCCGTGCGGGTGATACCATCATCGCGAAGGGGACGCGCGCTGGTGCACAGCTGCTTGGTGATGCAGTCGACGATCCACAGTCATTCGAGGTGTAA
- a CDS encoding DUF7536 family protein codes for MSNEIPDRPEQSGLITALKVPRNAIIGVAVGIVLAIIVYVARIFEILGPFAGTRQYPVVGPEGWFIVLAFVLATSTALLVTTILTVVSAVRLIREL; via the coding sequence ATGAGCAACGAGATACCCGATCGTCCAGAACAATCAGGGCTGATTACTGCGCTGAAAGTGCCTCGAAATGCAATTATCGGTGTTGCTGTTGGCATTGTGCTGGCAATAATTGTTTATGTTGCCCGTATATTCGAAATCCTTGGTCCATTTGCAGGAACTCGACAGTATCCAGTCGTTGGACCGGAGGGTTGGTTTATTGTGCTTGCATTTGTCCTTGCAACATCAACAGCACTGCTTGTAACAACGATACTCACAGTTGTGAGCGCAGTCCGGTTGATTCGGGAATTATAG
- a CDS encoding succinylglutamate desuccinylase/aspartoacylase family protein: MTTLGTASAAPGEIDTGRLEIGETRDGTTVGLPCAVVEGASDGQTLYVQAASDGDELNGIGVLNRVIPQVDPAVLSGTVLAVGIVNYHGFQIAEHRNPIDDTKMNRAYPGNESGTSSERIAAVTFAAAKRADLILDLHQGSTSQMIDEVRVRCGRRHRLHDECLGLAKTFGCGYVFDQKGPNGQLARVAPDEGIPTVDPELGGCIGWDGESIDIGVRGVFNVLREYGFLDGTVSKSRQTRARGFDQYGSPAGGLIQFEAELGERIKTGDVLFEVTDIFGELKARITADNDGVFWRSRRLPQVATGEYVCSVGTSVDSY; the protein is encoded by the coding sequence ATGACCACACTCGGTACGGCGAGTGCGGCCCCGGGTGAAATTGATACGGGCCGACTTGAGATTGGGGAGACACGTGATGGGACAACTGTTGGGCTCCCCTGCGCAGTTGTTGAAGGAGCTTCTGATGGACAAACCCTCTATGTACAGGCTGCTTCTGATGGTGATGAATTGAATGGGATTGGTGTATTAAACCGTGTGATTCCTCAAGTTGATCCGGCTGTTCTCTCTGGGACTGTGCTTGCTGTTGGTATTGTGAATTATCATGGATTTCAGATTGCAGAACATCGAAATCCAATTGACGACACGAAAATGAATCGAGCGTATCCTGGTAATGAATCTGGAACATCATCAGAGCGGATTGCTGCGGTTACATTCGCAGCCGCGAAGCGGGCGGATCTTATCTTAGATCTTCATCAGGGGTCAACCTCACAAATGATTGACGAAGTGCGTGTTCGGTGTGGTCGCCGGCATCGACTCCACGATGAATGTCTTGGGCTTGCAAAAACATTTGGATGCGGCTATGTGTTTGACCAGAAGGGTCCAAACGGTCAACTCGCCCGTGTCGCCCCTGATGAGGGTATTCCAACGGTTGATCCTGAACTCGGTGGATGTATTGGTTGGGATGGTGAGAGTATTGACATTGGTGTTCGGGGAGTGTTCAATGTCCTTCGTGAATACGGATTTCTCGATGGAACAGTATCAAAATCTCGTCAAACCCGTGCACGAGGTTTTGATCAATATGGGTCACCAGCCGGTGGATTGATTCAATTCGAAGCTGAACTTGGCGAGCGGATTAAAACCGGTGACGTACTCTTTGAAGTAACAGACATCTTTGGTGAACTGAAAGCGCGTATTACTGCTGATAACGACGGTGTATTTTGGCGATCACGACGACTTCCACAGGTCGCGACCGGAGAGTATGTCTGCTCCGTCGGAACGAGCGTTGATTCATATTGA
- a CDS encoding protein-L-isoaspartate O-methyltransferase family protein has protein sequence MDPAVLREDMVNSVETQLDVSVAAPVSHAMRTVPREPFVEDAPYQNSSSEHIGTTILAPSVVARLLTALHISTEPDINVQLNSPESTENPESADKSIAKGESTHETASDDVLVVGAGVGYTAAVLAELTDERHVHAIDINRQVVHTARSNLEVAGYEGVLVDTRDGAHGLPEYAPFNRILVEAASLEPPKALLNQLTANGRLVIPLGGPSQTIATVDAQGNILTEQGAVALDPLLVEGESGDGPARNRTVREDAEFDESGYFAPTGWEQEWIDWDKNQH, from the coding sequence ATGGACCCCGCGGTACTCCGTGAAGATATGGTCAACAGCGTTGAAACACAGCTTGATGTCAGCGTCGCTGCGCCTGTTTCTCATGCAATGCGCACTGTTCCGCGGGAACCATTTGTTGAAGATGCGCCCTATCAGAATAGTTCCTCTGAGCATATCGGAACGACAATTCTCGCCCCAAGCGTCGTTGCACGATTGCTTACTGCACTGCACATCTCAACAGAACCAGATATCAATGTCCAGTTGAATTCACCTGAGTCCACGGAAAATCCTGAGAGTGCAGACAAGAGTATAGCCAAGGGTGAGAGTACACATGAAACAGCCTCAGATGATGTGCTTGTTGTTGGTGCTGGTGTTGGATATACTGCAGCAGTGCTCGCTGAGCTTACCGATGAGCGGCATGTTCACGCAATCGATATTAATCGCCAAGTTGTCCATACAGCACGGTCAAATCTTGAAGTAGCTGGATATGAGGGTGTTCTTGTTGATACGCGCGATGGTGCACATGGATTACCTGAGTATGCGCCATTTAACCGAATTCTCGTTGAAGCCGCATCGCTCGAACCACCGAAAGCACTTCTCAATCAACTCACAGCCAATGGGCGATTGGTCATTCCATTGGGAGGACCATCGCAAACAATTGCAACTGTTGATGCACAGGGGAACATACTTACTGAACAGGGTGCAGTCGCACTAGATCCACTGTTGGTTGAAGGTGAAAGCGGTGATGGTCCAGCGCGGAACCGAACGGTCCGTGAAGACGCTGAATTCGATGAGAGTGGATATTTTGCACCAACTGGGTGGGAGCAGGAGTGGATTGATTGGGATAAAAACCAACATTAA
- a CDS encoding HVO_0476 family zinc finger protein has translation MNMSMSQNRRGVGCPSCSPSEPTVHEVLSKGGGRHTVRCTACGHVHKVSAETQQEIERDVIISQDGDSFATTTEVSPEEQIAVGDEFIVDSDAAIMLVRVTGIEVGPEQRAEEASVGDIRTIWTRAIDNVAVSATVNPKEGTGARESTRSFEIQLPGDHEFTVGETVSFGDEEFLIKAIQVRRDAPEYRHGKLEHDGDMVYARDIKRVYGTDQTTSAWSAW, from the coding sequence ATGAATATGAGTATGTCACAAAACCGACGTGGTGTTGGATGCCCCTCTTGTTCGCCTTCAGAGCCGACCGTACATGAGGTGCTAAGCAAGGGTGGAGGACGACATACCGTCCGCTGCACCGCATGTGGTCATGTACATAAAGTTTCAGCTGAAACGCAACAGGAGATTGAACGCGATGTTATTATTTCACAGGATGGAGATTCCTTTGCAACGACGACAGAGGTATCGCCTGAGGAGCAGATTGCCGTTGGTGATGAATTCATCGTTGATAGTGATGCTGCGATCATGTTAGTTCGAGTCACTGGTATTGAAGTTGGTCCTGAACAACGGGCAGAGGAGGCATCTGTTGGAGATATTAGAACAATCTGGACTCGTGCAATCGATAATGTCGCCGTGAGTGCAACTGTTAATCCGAAAGAAGGAACGGGAGCGCGTGAATCGACACGGAGTTTTGAGATTCAATTGCCGGGAGATCATGAGTTCACAGTCGGTGAGACAGTGTCATTCGGTGATGAGGAGTTTTTAATCAAGGCAATCCAAGTTCGAAGGGACGCGCCAGAATATAGACATGGGAAGCTTGAGCATGATGGTGACATGGTGTACGCAAGAGATATCAAACGAGTCTATGGAACTGACCAGACAACGTCTGCATGGTCAGCGTGGTGA
- a CDS encoding aminopeptidase, with translation MHQSKSKLAAAATTAVEKCASLQPTESCVIITDHNRRPIAEALFDAAQTISDTVSLIQYPPGSQHGEEPPTFVATAMKNADVFFAPTTKSISHTRARGEACDAGARGATLPGITQDVFMTGLDADYQTISDHSRNIYDQVADANEIRITSPAGTDLKVTPGEREWYQDTGSIDTAGSFSNLPAGEVFTAPVTATGTYVVDGTMRPHGRVDPDDLLEFEVEDGTVSRISDDAIRNQIETAAETAGDAAYNLAELGIGTNVGVSTLGGSVLLDEKAAGTVHVAIGDNLGIGGETDAPLHLDGIIQDPTVYVDGEKVSLPS, from the coding sequence ATGCATCAGTCTAAATCCAAACTTGCTGCTGCGGCGACAACGGCCGTTGAGAAGTGTGCATCGCTCCAGCCTACAGAGTCATGTGTGATTATTACAGATCACAATCGCCGTCCAATCGCCGAGGCGCTCTTTGATGCAGCGCAGACAATCAGTGATACAGTCTCATTAATTCAGTACCCGCCAGGATCACAGCATGGTGAAGAGCCACCAACGTTTGTTGCAACAGCAATGAAAAATGCGGATGTGTTTTTTGCACCAACAACAAAGAGCATCAGCCACACTCGGGCACGAGGAGAAGCCTGCGATGCAGGGGCAAGAGGGGCAACGCTTCCTGGCATCACACAAGATGTCTTTATGACAGGATTAGACGCCGACTATCAAACAATTAGTGACCATAGTCGTAATATCTATGACCAGGTTGCAGACGCAAATGAGATACGCATCACCTCACCTGCAGGAACAGATCTCAAAGTGACTCCCGGTGAGCGAGAGTGGTATCAGGACACAGGATCCATTGATACTGCTGGGTCATTCTCAAATCTTCCTGCTGGAGAGGTATTCACCGCACCAGTAACAGCAACAGGTACGTATGTTGTCGACGGCACAATGCGACCACATGGTCGAGTTGACCCGGACGACCTGCTTGAATTTGAAGTGGAAGATGGGACCGTCAGCAGAATAAGCGATGATGCGATTCGCAATCAAATTGAGACTGCAGCAGAGACCGCCGGTGATGCTGCATACAATCTTGCTGAATTGGGGATTGGAACAAATGTTGGTGTGAGCACACTCGGTGGATCGGTTCTTCTTGATGAGAAGGCTGCAGGAACGGTTCATGTTGCGATTGGTGATAATCTTGGTATTGGTGGTGAGACTGATGCACCATTACATCTTGATGGAATTATTCAGGACCCAACCGTTTATGTCGATGGTGAAAAGGTATCACTTCCTTCCTGA
- a CDS encoding type II glyceraldehyde-3-phosphate dehydrogenase translates to MIRVGVNGYGTIGKRVADAVALQPDMEVVGVAKTKPNFEAHTADQRGYEMYAAIPDRAPLFGDAGVELAGAVDELVAAADIMIDCTPSGIGAENKSLYESYDTPAIFQGGEDATIAEVSFNARANYAAACGTDSVRVVSCNTTGLSRVIAPLQEAYGIEQVRTTLVRRGGDPSQNSRGPINDILPNPISIPSHHGPDVKTIFPDLAIDTLGLKVPATLMHVHALNVTLKSDVTVAHVRQLLEEESRIYVISEGMGIDGAGKLKDFAHDAGRPRGDIWENCVWGESIAISGRDLYFFQAIHQESDVIPENIDAIRAMTESATAAESIELTNRTLGVGITGSPVGVVDTDHSGVEAADD, encoded by the coding sequence ATGATACGAGTGGGTGTCAACGGCTATGGGACAATCGGCAAACGTGTCGCCGACGCTGTTGCGTTGCAACCCGATATGGAAGTCGTCGGCGTCGCAAAGACAAAGCCGAATTTTGAGGCCCACACCGCTGATCAACGCGGTTATGAGATGTATGCTGCAATCCCAGACCGCGCTCCATTATTTGGGGATGCTGGCGTTGAACTTGCCGGTGCGGTTGATGAATTGGTTGCGGCTGCTGATATCATGATTGACTGTACACCATCTGGAATTGGTGCGGAGAATAAATCACTGTATGAATCATACGACACCCCCGCCATTTTTCAGGGTGGTGAAGATGCAACGATTGCTGAGGTGAGCTTCAACGCTCGGGCGAATTATGCTGCTGCCTGTGGGACTGATAGCGTTCGAGTTGTTTCATGTAACACTACTGGATTATCACGGGTTATTGCTCCACTTCAGGAAGCTTATGGGATCGAACAGGTTCGAACGACACTCGTTCGACGTGGTGGTGATCCCAGTCAAAATTCCCGTGGTCCGATTAATGACATTCTGCCAAATCCAATCTCAATTCCCTCACATCATGGTCCGGATGTTAAGACGATTTTTCCTGATCTTGCAATTGATACGCTTGGATTAAAAGTTCCAGCAACACTGATGCACGTGCATGCACTCAATGTAACGCTCAAGTCTGATGTAACTGTAGCACACGTTCGACAGTTGCTTGAAGAAGAATCTCGAATCTATGTTATTAGTGAGGGAATGGGGATTGACGGCGCTGGAAAACTCAAGGATTTTGCACACGACGCTGGGCGTCCACGGGGAGACATCTGGGAAAACTGCGTTTGGGGTGAATCAATTGCTATCTCAGGTCGTGACTTGTATTTCTTCCAAGCAATCCATCAGGAATCAGATGTTATTCCAGAGAATATTGATGCGATTCGAGCAATGACCGAATCAGCAACAGCCGCTGAAAGTATTGAATTAACAAACCGAACACTTGGCGTTGGGATTACCGGGTCACCAGTAGGAGTCGTTGATACTGATCACTCTGGAGTTGAGGCTGCAGATGACTGA
- a CDS encoding DUF7533 family protein, producing the protein MNIDGTQSPLLHLLGTIRGGVELVTPMSLGILDMIGIAGTLIFALPVGIFGVEQLATGQFGLGSALIGIAALMIILPQRLITPKEIPVAMSKRLIGIVGTSTEEQSADGTDTTDEPDSAVSKNH; encoded by the coding sequence GTGAATATTGATGGAACACAGTCACCGCTACTACACTTACTCGGCACAATTCGTGGTGGAGTTGAATTAGTGACTCCAATGTCTCTTGGTATATTAGACATGATTGGGATTGCAGGAACGCTCATCTTTGCCCTCCCAGTCGGTATCTTTGGCGTAGAGCAGTTGGCGACTGGTCAGTTCGGTCTTGGGAGTGCGCTCATTGGAATTGCGGCGTTGATGATTATTCTTCCACAACGTCTGATTACCCCAAAAGAAATCCCTGTTGCAATGAGCAAACGACTTATCGGGATAGTTGGGACCTCCACTGAGGAACAGTCTGCGGATGGTACCGACACAACGGATGAACCTGACTCAGCCGTGAGTAAAAACCACTGA
- a CDS encoding M24 family metallopeptidase — translation MNDNTSLKSATDAGLGINDPSVVVTPSRTPVVTAIESHDAIGFVNINTTESEYPTASFRYLTAISSSNNSAYVHTDSGPVLCVQSEAAKKAIQAEYRALSKQIEYSDSLIACDEISAASEPGDNRVNSDIAIPIYQDSRPIGVQAAAVLDSARTTDAECADTQTVLVPSTIPHDSAIHLEQAGYTLQSTSAVTNARVKKDAAERQAIKIVQSAGLAAIARIETQIADMTVSDGQLLLQGEPTTTRHLEQIAAAELAHRGVGSGDCVCIITTESAVSRLSRNIGSGVLSSTSIQSGVPIQIGVCPRGPNGYHGLIWRTIVVESEGGWERRAHIAVEAALETAIETVEPGISPTTVYNEALAELAAFGFNPSASEGSAKKSEGINIMIHGIGLSQRERPYIDSEMTMDPGTVVSIALGVFNIEYGGVRLCDVVTIGKDGVSVAGSRATSSNDMNRSLTPTANSYSS, via the coding sequence GTGAACGATAATACATCTCTCAAGAGCGCTACTGATGCCGGACTCGGCATAAATGATCCATCAGTTGTCGTCACACCGAGTCGAACGCCTGTTGTTACTGCGATTGAATCTCATGATGCAATTGGGTTTGTAAATATCAATACCACTGAGAGTGAGTACCCCACAGCTTCGTTTCGATACTTGACCGCGATATCATCCTCAAACAATAGTGCCTATGTTCATACAGATTCAGGACCGGTACTCTGTGTACAATCGGAAGCAGCTAAAAAAGCGATACAGGCAGAATACCGTGCTCTTAGTAAACAAATTGAGTATAGTGATTCGCTGATAGCTTGTGATGAAATATCCGCCGCCAGTGAGCCTGGAGATAATCGTGTCAATTCAGACATCGCAATTCCAATCTATCAGGATTCCAGACCAATTGGTGTCCAGGCAGCGGCTGTTCTCGATTCAGCGCGGACAACAGATGCAGAATGTGCAGACACGCAGACAGTACTTGTTCCATCGACAATTCCACACGACAGCGCTATTCATCTTGAACAAGCTGGGTACACACTTCAGTCTACATCGGCGGTGACAAACGCTCGGGTGAAAAAAGATGCTGCTGAACGTCAGGCGATTAAGATTGTACAATCAGCAGGGCTGGCAGCAATCGCTCGTATTGAGACTCAAATTGCGGATATGACCGTAAGTGATGGGCAACTACTCCTACAGGGAGAACCAACTACTACACGACATCTCGAACAAATTGCAGCCGCTGAGCTTGCCCATCGCGGAGTTGGCAGCGGGGATTGCGTATGTATAATAACGACCGAATCAGCAGTGTCACGCCTCTCGAGGAATATCGGATCGGGCGTATTGTCTTCGACATCGATACAATCTGGCGTCCCAATACAGATTGGTGTTTGTCCACGCGGTCCAAATGGATATCATGGACTTATCTGGCGGACCATCGTCGTTGAGAGTGAGGGAGGATGGGAACGACGAGCGCATATTGCTGTTGAGGCTGCGCTTGAGACAGCAATTGAGACAGTCGAACCAGGAATATCGCCTACAACTGTCTATAATGAGGCTCTCGCAGAGCTTGCAGCCTTTGGATTTAATCCAAGTGCATCTGAGGGATCAGCTAAGAAATCTGAGGGTATTAATATTATGATACACGGAATTGGGTTATCGCAGCGAGAGCGTCCTTATATTGACTCTGAAATGACAATGGACCCTGGGACAGTTGTTTCAATCGCACTAGGAGTATTTAATATAGAATATGGTGGTGTCCGACTCTGCGATGTGGTTACTATCGGTAAGGACGGGGTTTCAGTTGCTGGGAGTCGGGCAACTTCATCGAATGATATGAATCGGTCGCTTACACCTACAGCAAACTCATATTCATCCTGA
- a CDS encoding HVO_0416 family zinc finger protein, translating into MASAPPSDDALFDQFLSDRGHEVESASWEESYNKKQCPDCGALHDMSATVCSVCEWTPESN; encoded by the coding sequence ATGGCATCAGCACCGCCCTCTGATGACGCACTGTTCGATCAGTTTCTCAGTGATCGTGGACATGAGGTAGAGTCCGCTAGCTGGGAGGAATCGTATAATAAGAAACAGTGCCCGGATTGTGGTGCACTGCATGACATGTCGGCAACAGTGTGTTCTGTCTGCGAGTGGACTCCAGAGTCGAACTAG
- a CDS encoding DUF7541 family protein — protein sequence MSFTPSRDSNTNRASSSSNTTNIDSRQNSKPEPEPDPDPDPDSTGIWHAFVPFGFVAAEVGVLFDFTPIAVGGLVLFGRSIAGVLVEMRFVRGPMYLLTAIGLLYALVGSGLIYVFGGSAGAFELGFRGIALAVAGGVTTALAAWRWFETETSADPGVGS from the coding sequence ATGAGTTTCACTCCGTCGCGCGATTCAAATACCAATCGGGCTTCTTCATCTTCCAACACTACGAACATCGACTCTCGTCAGAACTCAAAACCTGAACCTGAACCTGACCCAGACCCAGACCCAGATTCGACTGGTATATGGCATGCATTTGTTCCATTTGGCTTCGTCGCCGCAGAAGTTGGTGTTCTCTTTGACTTCACACCTATAGCCGTTGGTGGACTCGTCCTCTTCGGACGAAGTATTGCTGGCGTTCTTGTTGAGATGCGCTTCGTTCGTGGACCGATGTATCTACTCACTGCTATCGGCTTACTCTATGCGCTCGTTGGAAGCGGACTCATCTATGTGTTTGGCGGATCAGCCGGGGCGTTTGAGCTAGGGTTCCGTGGGATTGCGCTCGCTGTCGCAGGCGGTGTTACGACCGCACTCGCTGCATGGCGCTGGTTTGAGACTGAGACTAGTGCAGATCCGGGTGTTGGATCGTAA
- a CDS encoding carboxypeptidase M32 gives MSTDAYATLCEQYEQIANIQHAQGVLSWDQQVTMPEGGTPARTAQLSALSTVAHNALTDDIIADALETLRANSDSLSSDEKATVREIRRKHERAAAVPESLVAEMSETASEALSVWESAKANNDFNAFAPYLQRHVELNREYAEYIDPTRDAYAVLLEEFEPCLPLDHVESVLREIREALVPMIDAIRASDTTLATDAFTRQGTYSSANQEALCRDVLTTLGYPWERGRLDTAPHPFSMGTSFDARVTTRFDETDPLGSLFSTIHEFGHATYTLGLSDDAYATPLGEDRDLSVHESQSRLWENHVGRSRAFWNVLLPQINTHFPKTDALSVNEAYEAANQVYKDNLIRVNADELTYHLHVLIRYEIERALIAGDIDVAEVPAIWNDKYEEYLGIRPETDAEGCLQDIHWSHGNIGYFPTYSLGSAMAAQLYAAAKESIVELDSKVAAGSFDEIRRWLQTNVHQHGARYETDKLITQATGSSFTADAFISYVSEKYGSLYDLDQEFRVGN, from the coding sequence ATGTCGACAGACGCATACGCGACACTTTGTGAGCAGTATGAGCAGATAGCAAACATTCAGCATGCGCAGGGTGTGCTTTCATGGGATCAACAAGTGACAATGCCAGAGGGTGGAACTCCGGCTCGAACAGCACAACTTTCAGCACTCTCAACTGTTGCACATAACGCACTCACTGATGATATAATCGCAGACGCGCTTGAAACACTGCGTGCTAACAGTGATTCACTCTCGTCTGATGAAAAAGCGACTGTACGGGAGATTCGTCGAAAACACGAACGAGCAGCAGCAGTCCCAGAGTCACTCGTTGCAGAGATGTCGGAGACAGCCTCAGAGGCGCTCTCGGTCTGGGAATCTGCAAAAGCGAACAATGATTTTAATGCATTTGCCCCGTATCTACAGCGGCATGTCGAACTAAACCGCGAATACGCTGAGTATATTGACCCAACTCGTGATGCGTATGCGGTCTTGCTTGAAGAATTTGAGCCGTGCCTTCCACTTGATCACGTAGAATCTGTTCTTCGAGAAATTCGTGAGGCGCTTGTTCCGATGATTGATGCGATTCGTGCATCAGATACGACACTAGCGACGGATGCATTTACCAGACAGGGAACATACTCGTCTGCCAATCAGGAAGCCCTTTGTCGAGACGTTCTGACAACACTCGGATATCCATGGGAGCGGGGTCGTCTCGATACAGCGCCACATCCATTTTCAATGGGGACAAGCTTCGATGCCCGGGTCACGACGCGATTTGATGAGACTGATCCGCTTGGGTCACTTTTTTCAACAATTCATGAATTCGGTCATGCAACTTACACCCTGGGATTATCAGATGATGCATATGCAACGCCGCTTGGTGAGGATCGAGATCTCTCGGTTCATGAGTCACAATCGCGCTTGTGGGAAAATCACGTTGGACGTTCGCGTGCATTTTGGAATGTGCTGTTACCACAAATTAATACTCATTTCCCAAAGACAGATGCATTGAGTGTCAATGAAGCATATGAAGCCGCAAATCAGGTATATAAGGATAATCTCATTCGTGTTAATGCAGATGAACTAACGTATCATCTACATGTTCTAATTCGATACGAAATCGAGCGTGCGCTGATTGCTGGAGACATTGATGTTGCGGAGGTTCCAGCCATCTGGAATGATAAATACGAGGAGTATCTTGGAATTCGACCCGAGACAGATGCTGAGGGCTGCCTACAGGATATTCATTGGAGTCACGGAAATATCGGGTATTTCCCCACATATTCACTTGGATCAGCAATGGCCGCACAACTATATGCTGCTGCTAAGGAATCGATTGTTGAACTTGATTCAAAGGTTGCTGCTGGGTCATTTGATGAGATACGTAGGTGGCTCCAGACAAATGTTCATCAACACGGGGCGCGGTACGAGACTGATAAACTCATCACACAGGCAACGGGCTCATCGTTTACTGCAGACGCGTTCATCTCGTACGTGAGTGAAAAATATGGATCACTATATGATCTTGATCAAGAGTTTCGTGTGGGGAATTGA